A window from Citrus sinensis cultivar Valencia sweet orange chromosome 3, DVS_A1.0, whole genome shotgun sequence encodes these proteins:
- the LOC102625795 gene encoding probable beta-1,3-galactosyltransferase 14, producing MPSSPKFFYARSAASPSPRKSTVLIFSCLIIGIAGFVLGISAFLYAGRGAHRCSNFNPTSVRVVWDNHGEGSNGISGSQDDDNNNNNNIKRHKVMGFVGIQTGFGSGGRRRSLRMTWMPSDHQGLQQLEEATGLAFRFIIGRTNDQSKMAELRKEVAEYDDFILLDIEEEYSKLPYKTLAFFKAAYALYDSEFYVKADDDIYLRPDRLSLLLAKERPHSQTYLGCMKKGPVFTDPHLKWYEPQSYLLGKEYFLHAYGPLYALSADVVVSLVALKNNSFRMFSNEDVTIGSWMLAMNVNHEDNRELCQSDCTSSFIAVWDIPKCSGLCNPEKRLLELHQQESCSKSPTMVSDD from the exons ATGCCTTCGTCTCCCAAATTCTTCTACGCGCGATCAGCCGCGTCGCCGTCCCCTCGCAAATCGACGGTCCTGATCTTCTCCTGCCTCATCATCGGCATCGCCGGATTCGTCCTCGGAATCTCCGCATTTCTCTACGCCGGCCGCGGCGCCCACCGCTGCTCTAACTTCAACCCGACATCGGTCAGAGTCGTCTGGGACAACCACGGCGAGGGCAGTAATGGAATTAGTGGGAGTCAAGACGacgacaataataataataataatatcaagaGGCATAAAGTTATGGGCTTTGTCGGGATTCAAACCGGGTTCGGGTCCGGTGGTCGACGAAGATCGTTAAGGATGACGTGGATGCCTTCTGATCACCAAGGCCTCCAACA GTTGGAAGAAGCTACTGGTTTGGCTTTCAGGTTTATTATTGGAAGAACCAATGATCAGTCCAAGATGGCAGAGCTCAGAAAGGAGGTTGCAGAATACGATGATTTCATTTTGTTAGATATCGAGGAGGAGTATAGTAAGCTCCCATACAAAAC GTTAGCATTCTTCAAAGCGGCTTATGCACTCTATGATTCCGAGTTTTATGTCAAAGCTGATGATGACATATACTTGAGACCAG ACCGCTTGTCACTGCTTTTGGCAAAAGAACGTCCTCACTCTCAGACTTATCTTGGATGCATGAAGAAGGGTCCAGTATTTACTGATCCCCATCTCAAATG GTATGAACCACAGTCCTATTTACTTGGGAAAGAGTACTTCCTTCATGCTTATGGACCTTTATATGCTCTTTCAGCAGATGTTGTTGTAAGTTTGGTAGCTCTCAAGAACAACAG CTTTCGGATGTTCAGCAATGAGGATGTTACAATTGGTTCATGGATGCTTGCAATGAATGTCAACCACGAAGATAACAGAGAACTTTGTCAATCGGATTGTACATCATCATTTATTGCTGTCTGGGATATTCCCAAATGTTCAG GGCTCTGCAATCCGGAAAAGAGGTTACTGGAACTTCATCAACAGGAGAGCTGCTCTAAGAGCCCAACAATGGTGTCTGATGACTAG